Proteins encoded within one genomic window of Bombina bombina isolate aBomBom1 chromosome 1, aBomBom1.pri, whole genome shotgun sequence:
- the LOC128636122 gene encoding brain acid soluble protein 1 homolog: MGVKLSKKKKGYNVNDDKTKDKVKKADGANAEEEGTTKANEETQPATENAEVKENKEEKNDKYSQATENKTEVKDGEADTVPNTESEKTEACPDTKAKPQNIEPPVSKQEEPTAAAPVPAANSEGPKASEPSTEAQVPQPSEAPAPIKVDEKSKEDGEAKKTEAPSAPEAKSEVAPASDSKPSNEVAPSSAKSPETEASSSSTKPLSLQDQLMKLKLQRSQQLILIKP, from the coding sequence ATGGGAGTAAAGTTGAGCAAGAAGAAGAAGGGATACAATGTAAATGATGACAAAACTAAAGACAAAGTCAAAAAAGCAGATGGAGCAAATGCAGAAGAAGAAGGGACAACCAAAGCCAACGAGGAGACTCAGCCTGCTACTGAGAATGCAGAGGTGAAAGAAAATAAAGAAGAGAAGAATGATAAATATTCCCAGgctacagaaaataaaacagaagTTAAGGATGGGGAGGCAGATACAGTTCCAAACACAGAGTCAGAAAAGACAGAGGCATGCCCTGACACTAAAGCCAAACCTCAGAACATTGAACCACCTGTATCCAAGCAAGAGGAGCCAACTGCTGCAGCTCCTGTTCCAGCTGCTAACAGTGAAGGTCCAAAAGCCTCTGAGCCTAGTACTGAGGCACAAGTTCCCCAGCCTTCAGAAGCACCAGCACCAATTAAAGTGGATGAAAAGAGTAAAGAGGATGGGGAAGCCAAAAAGACTGAGGCTCCCTCTGCACCAGAAGCCAAAAGTGAGGTTGCCCCTGCTTCAGACTCAAAACCTAGCAATGAGGTTGCTCCATCGTCTGCGAAGTCTCCAGAAACTGAAGCATCTAGTTCTTCTACTAAGCCTCTGAGTCTGCAGGACCAGCTGATGAAGTTAAAGCTTCAGAGATCCCAGCAGCTAATTCTGATCAAACCGTAG